From the Brevibacillus choshinensis genome, one window contains:
- a CDS encoding DnaD domain protein, protein MRRLVWNELLPKDRFLVRVVRPLSFTEMGYVTHLYLPIIGVESYTLYQLLAHGVQEASGAASESTHRSLMLSTSLSLDRLLDARERLEAMGLIEVRRRENLQRDYYYDYLLKPPLTPGEFFSDYVLSLMLLNKIENIRFQQLREQYADMIATQLDQEYTIVENVTKDFHEVFQSLKPSELEVKKGSEREQFLTKMETSFPPADMKSGFEAQVAHPLSVSSLRLYLPDNADASKVLGGTSMEFLYLLCHFYQMDSWGMGQELRDWTLYKPDRSLDTEVLRKRMVQRYSEDKLYRNTTVESGGEDEWGPGQLPEPGSEAFVRACRVLSPLGLLERVVGGRVSKVFLERAETLVFSDGMQPEVVNALLVHTLASMQMELPKAYMETIRDSWKAKRIATVDEAVKQILERADQRAQSVEKAKSTKKDTGTVRRNGKNVLQDKLPASVEWQREQEKNGQLSAKGKLISDDPELSKMLETLRKKQKGE, encoded by the coding sequence ATGCGCCGTTTAGTATGGAACGAATTGTTGCCAAAGGATCGTTTTTTGGTACGGGTGGTGAGGCCGCTTAGCTTTACCGAGATGGGCTATGTCACGCATTTGTACTTGCCGATCATCGGTGTCGAGTCGTATACGCTCTACCAACTGCTCGCGCATGGCGTGCAGGAGGCGAGCGGTGCTGCTTCTGAGAGTACACATCGCAGCTTGATGCTCTCTACTTCGTTGTCTCTCGATCGGCTTTTGGATGCCCGTGAGCGTCTGGAGGCTATGGGACTGATAGAGGTACGCAGACGTGAGAATTTGCAGCGGGATTACTACTACGACTATTTGCTAAAGCCGCCGCTTACACCGGGAGAGTTTTTTTCGGATTACGTCCTTTCTCTTATGCTGTTAAATAAGATTGAAAATATTCGATTCCAGCAGCTGCGAGAGCAATATGCCGATATGATTGCTACTCAACTGGATCAGGAATACACCATCGTCGAAAATGTGACGAAGGATTTTCATGAAGTGTTCCAATCATTGAAACCGTCTGAGCTGGAAGTGAAGAAAGGCTCAGAGCGAGAGCAGTTCTTGACGAAAATGGAGACGAGCTTCCCACCAGCCGATATGAAGTCTGGCTTTGAGGCACAGGTCGCGCACCCGTTGAGCGTCTCGTCCTTGCGTCTTTATTTGCCAGACAATGCAGATGCTTCCAAAGTGCTTGGCGGTACGAGCATGGAATTTTTATATTTGCTGTGCCACTTTTATCAGATGGACAGCTGGGGGATGGGCCAGGAGCTACGGGACTGGACGCTGTACAAGCCAGACCGAAGCCTGGATACCGAAGTACTGCGCAAGCGTATGGTGCAGCGTTATTCCGAGGACAAGCTGTATCGAAATACTACCGTGGAGAGCGGTGGAGAGGATGAGTGGGGGCCAGGCCAATTGCCAGAGCCGGGCAGTGAAGCGTTTGTCCGTGCTTGTCGCGTGCTGTCTCCTCTCGGACTGCTGGAGCGTGTCGTCGGAGGCAGGGTCAGTAAAGTGTTTCTCGAACGCGCGGAGACGCTGGTATTCTCAGACGGAATGCAGCCGGAAGTCGTGAATGCCTTGCTGGTCCACACGTTGGCGAGCATGCAGATGGAATTGCCGAAAGCGTACATGGAGACGATTCGCGACAGCTGGAAAGCGAAGCGGATTGCTACCGTAGATGAGGCCGTGAAGCAGATTCTGGAGCGTGCCGATCAGAGGGCTCAAAGTGTAGAAAAGGCAAAGAGTACCAAGAAGGATACGGGTACGGTACGACGCAACGGGAAAAATGTCTTGCAGGACAAACTGCCGGCGTCAGTCGAATGGCAGAGAGAACAGGAGAAAAACGGGCAGCTGTCTGCAAAAGGAAAGCTCATTTCGGACGATCCTGAATTGAGTAAAATGCTCGAAACCTTACGTAAAAAACAGAAAGGAGAGTGA
- the coaE gene encoding dephospho-CoA kinase (Dephospho-CoA kinase (CoaE) performs the final step in coenzyme A biosynthesis.) has protein sequence MGMILGLTGGIATGKSTVTGMLRERGIPVIDADQIAREVVEPGKPAYEAIVRHFGREILLNDAQIDRKKLGEVVFSDEAERQKLNAIIHPEVRRVMREEAEAAEANGAEIVFMDIPLLFESKLQYMVEKIVVVYAPADMQLARMIERDELEEEQAHKRLRAQFPIDQKRTEADFLIDNSTSREETERQVEKMLSVIRTELKS, from the coding sequence ATGGGCATGATATTAGGATTGACGGGCGGGATCGCCACGGGAAAAAGCACTGTCACAGGCATGCTGCGCGAGCGGGGCATTCCTGTCATTGACGCTGATCAGATTGCCAGAGAGGTCGTGGAGCCGGGCAAGCCTGCTTACGAAGCCATCGTCCGCCACTTTGGACGGGAGATTTTATTGAATGATGCACAAATCGACCGCAAAAAGCTAGGAGAGGTCGTATTTTCCGATGAGGCTGAGCGCCAAAAGCTAAATGCGATCATCCATCCAGAGGTACGTCGTGTCATGCGGGAAGAAGCGGAGGCGGCAGAAGCCAACGGGGCTGAGATCGTGTTTATGGACATCCCCCTCTTGTTTGAGAGCAAGCTGCAGTACATGGTGGAAAAGATCGTGGTCGTTTACGCACCCGCGGATATGCAGCTCGCACGGATGATCGAACGAGATGAACTGGAGGAGGAGCAGGCACATAAACGACTGCGCGCCCAGTTTCCGATTGATCAAAAGAGAACGGAAGCGGACTTCCTAATTGACAACTCCACATCGAGAGAAGAAACAGAACGGCAAGTAGAGAAGATGCTGTCTGTGATTCGTACGGAGTTGAAATCATGA
- a CDS encoding HD-GYP domain-containing protein — protein sequence MRLVSLRQVRPGMKLGRTVFTEDGKVLLGTGMVLTERLIAGLTRSKIDAVYIDDPRTEDIQVEEVIRPQTRQIAVEAIEKTFKQITNSNKLARKISLIEMGLHFQRAFSSILDDLLLNKQMIGHLSSISSHSPSLYHHSVNVAVLATAVGMSLGYNRQRLMDLGIGAMLHDMGKLNLPEEMLQKEERWTDEEKEIAKQHTMHGFNMLRKQHDISLLSAHVCLQHHERLDGSGYPQGLQGKQIHEYAQIVGIADVYDSLTSPRPWRKRYMPQDALEYLLGSGGHLFEHQLVNAFIKHIAVFPIGSSVVLNTGEVGVVSRVDPDYSHRPTVRIIKDGRGNDIHPPFDLNLKASIKLFIVGFEDDDLFRMNDVANETTS from the coding sequence ATGAGGTTAGTATCTTTAAGACAAGTTCGGCCAGGTATGAAATTGGGCCGCACCGTTTTCACCGAAGATGGAAAAGTATTGCTAGGTACGGGTATGGTGCTGACTGAGCGTCTCATAGCGGGCCTGACACGGTCCAAGATTGACGCTGTCTATATAGATGATCCTCGTACTGAAGACATCCAGGTAGAAGAGGTCATCCGTCCCCAGACACGGCAAATCGCTGTCGAGGCCATCGAGAAAACGTTCAAGCAGATTACCAACTCAAACAAGCTCGCACGAAAAATTTCGTTAATAGAAATGGGCCTGCATTTTCAGCGCGCCTTTAGCTCCATCCTGGATGACCTCCTGCTCAATAAGCAAATGATTGGTCATTTATCCAGCATTTCCTCTCATTCTCCATCTCTATATCACCACTCGGTCAACGTAGCTGTACTAGCTACCGCTGTCGGGATGTCGCTGGGCTACAACCGGCAACGACTGATGGATCTGGGTATCGGGGCCATGCTCCATGATATGGGGAAGCTGAATCTCCCCGAAGAAATGCTGCAAAAAGAAGAGCGCTGGACTGACGAAGAAAAAGAAATCGCCAAACAGCATACGATGCACGGTTTTAATATGCTGCGAAAACAGCACGATATATCCCTCTTGTCTGCTCACGTCTGCCTGCAGCATCACGAACGGCTAGATGGGAGCGGCTACCCTCAGGGTTTGCAGGGAAAACAAATTCATGAGTACGCCCAGATCGTTGGCATTGCGGATGTCTACGACTCGCTGACTTCTCCACGTCCTTGGCGAAAGCGGTACATGCCCCAGGACGCTCTGGAGTACTTGCTAGGCTCCGGTGGTCACTTGTTTGAACATCAACTCGTCAACGCCTTTATCAAGCATATCGCCGTCTTTCCGATTGGGAGCAGCGTCGTATTGAATACTGGTGAGGTAGGCGTGGTCAGTCGCGTCGACCCGGATTACTCCCACCGTCCGACTGTAAGGATCATCAAGGACGGCCGAGGCAATGACATCCATCCCCCATTTGATCTAAATCTAAAAGCAAGCATCAAGTTATTTATCGTCGGGTTCGAAGATGATGACTTGTTCCGAATGAACGATGTCGCGAATGAGACGACTTCCTGA
- a CDS encoding lytic transglycosylase domain-containing protein, with product MKLGRRAALILLILMSVFLLLNTPLIWKWMYPIKFQGEIVSASQKYKVDPYLILAVIRSESGFKTDRVSKKGAVGLMQIMPDTAAWIVQQAGFQPKDDQYLYDPIMNIHIGTWYLNFLLNRYEGDLVKVIAAYNAGPGKVSGWLSNEQWNGQREHIEDIPFGETRQYVQRVLYYHDRYKNIYDVDLQ from the coding sequence ATGAAGCTCGGTCGTCGAGCAGCACTTATTTTGCTCATACTAATGAGCGTCTTTTTGCTGCTCAATACTCCTTTGATCTGGAAGTGGATGTATCCGATCAAGTTTCAAGGGGAAATCGTATCCGCATCTCAGAAGTACAAGGTGGATCCTTACCTCATATTGGCTGTGATCCGGTCCGAGAGCGGGTTCAAGACGGACCGTGTCTCCAAAAAGGGAGCGGTCGGGTTAATGCAGATCATGCCTGATACAGCGGCATGGATTGTCCAGCAGGCTGGCTTTCAGCCCAAGGACGATCAATATTTGTACGATCCGATCATGAACATTCACATTGGGACGTGGTACTTGAACTTTTTGCTCAACCGATACGAAGGCGATCTGGTCAAGGTGATCGCCGCGTACAACGCAGGACCGGGGAAAGTCAGCGGGTGGCTGTCTAACGAGCAGTGGAATGGACAACGCGAGCATATTGAGGACATCCCCTTCGGAGAGACGCGGCAGTATGTTCAGCGTGTCCTCTATTACCATGATCGGTACAAAAACATATATGATGTTGATTTACAATGA
- the polA gene encoding DNA polymerase I, protein MSHFVLIDGNSIANRAFYALPLLSTSAGLHTNAVLGFTTMLLKVLEEMKPTHIMVAFDAGKVVFRHSEYADYKGGRAKTPPELSEQFPLIRELLDAFSIKRFELEGYEADDIIGTLTKTADEQDWKTTVITGDKDMLQLVSEHVSVALTRKGVSEIELYTPQEIQEKYGLKPLQIIDLKGLMGDTSDNIPGVPGVGEKTALKLLHEYGSVEEVLENIDRVSGKKLQENLRENVDKAKMSKELATILREAPVELDVQETGYTSYDGVTLSEFFKRMEFKSLLSKIKVEAPDDGQAANAAPFQYEVISAENAEKYADKLTSPMAVYVEMDGDNYHHSPIVGFGLSADDVNLFVPWDVAKEWKAFSQWLADGSQEKWTFDGKRDTVGLAWHELDIKGINFDVYLASYLLNATESNPTLDSIASQYAQVRVRSDEEVYGKGAKRLLPEMDVLSEHAAHKAAAIWQSVPVLREQLTENQMNELLNDLEAPLSMVLALMEKQGIKVNRDRLTQMGVELDAKLEELTKQIYELAGTTFNINSPKQLGEILFDVLDLPVLKKTKTGPSTSADVLEKLAPYHPIIDAILIFRQLGKLRSTYIEGLTKEIHSQSSKVHTLYNQATTATGRLSSTEPNLQNIPIRMEEGRKIREAFIPSEEGWYMLAADYSQIELRILAHISGDENLIDAFRNGMDIHTRTAMDVFGVSEEQVTSLMRRQAKAVNFGIVYGISDYGLSQNLNITRKEAGDFIERYFSVFAGVKQWMEDIVKQAKQDGFVTTLLHRRRYLPDIRSSNFNLRSFAERTAMNTPIQGTAADVIKLAMIRMQEALQEKGLKSRMLLQVHDELVFEVPQDELETMKKLVPEVMESALELQVPLKADVNFGHSWYDAK, encoded by the coding sequence TTGAGCCATTTTGTGTTGATTGACGGAAATAGTATCGCCAATCGTGCGTTTTATGCGTTGCCGCTCCTGTCCACGTCGGCAGGCTTGCATACCAATGCGGTGTTGGGATTCACGACCATGCTGTTAAAGGTATTGGAGGAAATGAAGCCTACGCATATCATGGTTGCGTTTGATGCGGGCAAAGTGGTGTTCCGCCATAGTGAATATGCCGATTATAAAGGAGGGCGTGCAAAAACGCCGCCAGAGTTATCCGAGCAGTTTCCGCTGATTCGCGAGCTGTTGGATGCTTTCTCCATCAAACGCTTTGAGCTGGAGGGCTATGAGGCAGATGATATCATCGGTACCTTGACCAAAACGGCAGATGAGCAGGACTGGAAAACGACCGTGATTACGGGTGACAAGGATATGCTTCAGCTCGTATCGGAGCATGTTTCGGTGGCATTGACACGCAAGGGTGTCAGTGAAATTGAGTTGTACACTCCGCAGGAAATTCAGGAAAAGTACGGTCTGAAGCCGTTGCAGATCATCGACCTCAAAGGGTTAATGGGTGATACGTCCGACAATATTCCGGGTGTTCCAGGTGTCGGTGAAAAAACGGCCCTGAAGCTATTGCACGAGTACGGTTCAGTCGAAGAAGTACTCGAAAATATCGATCGCGTATCCGGAAAAAAACTGCAGGAAAATCTCCGCGAAAACGTGGACAAGGCCAAGATGAGTAAAGAACTGGCGACGATTTTGCGAGAGGCGCCTGTCGAGCTGGATGTGCAAGAGACCGGATATACCAGTTATGACGGCGTGACCTTGAGTGAGTTCTTTAAAAGGATGGAGTTCAAGTCGCTTCTGTCAAAAATTAAGGTAGAGGCACCGGACGACGGACAAGCTGCTAATGCTGCCCCTTTCCAATATGAAGTGATTTCTGCGGAAAATGCGGAGAAATACGCAGACAAGCTGACATCACCCATGGCTGTTTACGTGGAGATGGATGGAGACAACTACCACCATTCACCGATCGTTGGTTTCGGATTGTCAGCGGACGATGTGAATTTGTTTGTCCCATGGGATGTGGCGAAGGAATGGAAGGCATTTAGTCAGTGGCTGGCAGACGGCTCCCAGGAAAAATGGACGTTCGATGGCAAGCGTGACACGGTTGGACTCGCGTGGCATGAGCTGGACATCAAAGGAATCAACTTTGATGTTTACCTGGCGTCCTATTTGCTGAATGCGACAGAAAGCAATCCCACGCTGGACTCTATTGCTTCCCAGTACGCTCAGGTACGCGTGCGCTCGGATGAAGAGGTGTACGGAAAAGGGGCAAAGAGGCTCTTGCCAGAGATGGATGTACTCAGTGAGCATGCGGCACACAAAGCCGCTGCGATCTGGCAAAGCGTACCGGTATTGCGTGAGCAGCTGACTGAAAACCAGATGAACGAGCTTTTGAACGATCTCGAAGCACCCCTCAGTATGGTCCTCGCTCTCATGGAGAAGCAGGGCATCAAGGTAAATCGTGATCGTCTCACCCAAATGGGAGTCGAGCTGGATGCCAAGCTGGAGGAGCTAACCAAGCAGATTTACGAGCTGGCTGGCACGACCTTTAATATCAATTCGCCGAAACAACTGGGCGAAATTCTGTTTGATGTGCTCGATCTGCCCGTATTGAAAAAAACCAAGACCGGACCTTCTACCAGTGCCGATGTCTTGGAAAAGCTGGCACCGTATCATCCAATTATTGATGCGATTCTCATCTTCCGCCAGCTGGGCAAGCTGCGGTCCACCTATATCGAAGGGCTGACCAAGGAAATTCACAGCCAGTCGAGCAAGGTGCACACGCTGTACAACCAGGCAACGACGGCGACAGGACGACTGTCCAGCACGGAGCCCAATCTGCAAAATATCCCGATCCGAATGGAAGAGGGACGCAAGATTCGCGAAGCTTTCATCCCTTCCGAGGAAGGCTGGTACATGCTTGCGGCAGACTATTCCCAGATCGAGCTGCGGATCTTGGCGCACATATCAGGCGATGAAAACTTGATCGATGCTTTCCGCAATGGCATGGACATTCACACGCGAACGGCGATGGACGTATTCGGTGTAAGCGAGGAACAGGTGACTTCCTTGATGCGTCGTCAGGCAAAGGCAGTCAACTTCGGGATCGTATACGGCATCAGTGACTACGGGTTGTCACAGAACTTAAATATTACCCGAAAAGAAGCGGGAGATTTTATCGAACGTTATTTCTCTGTCTTTGCAGGTGTCAAACAATGGATGGAGGATATCGTCAAGCAGGCCAAGCAGGACGGCTTTGTCACGACGCTCTTGCACCGTCGTCGCTATTTGCCTGACATCCGCAGCAGCAACTTCAATCTGCGTTCCTTTGCAGAGCGGACGGCGATGAATACACCGATCCAGGGGACTGCTGCTGACGTGATTAAGCTGGCGATGATCCGTATGCAGGAAGCGCTGCAAGAAAAGGGTCTCAAGAGCCGCATGCTGCTGCAGGTACACGATGAATTGGTCTTCGAGGTGCCGCAGGACGAGCTGGAAACGATGAAGAAACTGGTGCCTGAGGTCATGGAAAGCGCATTGGAGCTGCAAGTTCCACTCAAGGCAGATGTGAACTTTGGGCACAGTTGGTACGATGCCAAGTAG
- the dnaI gene encoding primosomal protein DnaI produces the protein MESVGQFMKELAKRTPRQLLSPDEQLDKMFRSSAYLQAFQQEHPELSREDYLRSLSDVYTSVKEQYWCERCPGLSECPNLVKGHRTQLSNVNQTIISAIAPCKKQISHEEDLKRRRMMRSYYVSEETLTASFDKLEHDAGNRAAVAAAIQFCNQMETGERAKGLYLHGSFGVGKSYLMGAIGRQLSESHISSLLVYVPDFIREMKDSISDQSYVGKLELLKDVPVLILDDIGAENLTPWVRDEILGVILNQRANNHLPTLFTSNYSLEELEEHLSISNGNRIERTKAARIMERIRHFVEVIEILRKNQRLES, from the coding sequence ATGGAATCCGTCGGTCAGTTTATGAAAGAGCTGGCAAAGCGAACGCCTCGCCAATTGCTGTCGCCTGATGAGCAGCTCGATAAAATGTTTCGCTCCAGCGCTTATTTACAAGCATTCCAGCAAGAGCATCCGGAATTGTCCCGGGAAGATTACCTGCGATCGCTCTCCGATGTGTATACGTCTGTAAAAGAACAATATTGGTGTGAGCGCTGCCCAGGACTCTCGGAGTGCCCCAATCTGGTAAAAGGGCATCGGACACAGCTCAGCAATGTGAACCAAACCATCATAAGTGCGATTGCTCCCTGTAAAAAGCAAATCTCCCATGAAGAAGATCTCAAGCGGAGACGCATGATGCGGAGCTACTATGTATCTGAGGAAACCTTGACGGCCAGCTTTGACAAGCTAGAGCATGATGCGGGCAACCGGGCAGCAGTAGCAGCAGCCATTCAGTTCTGTAACCAAATGGAGACAGGAGAGCGTGCAAAAGGCTTGTATCTCCATGGTTCATTCGGAGTCGGAAAGAGCTATCTCATGGGTGCGATCGGTCGCCAGCTTTCCGAGAGTCACATCTCTTCATTGTTGGTTTACGTTCCTGATTTTATCCGGGAGATGAAGGATTCCATCTCCGATCAGTCGTACGTGGGGAAACTGGAGCTTTTAAAAGACGTACCGGTTCTCATTTTGGACGACATTGGGGCCGAGAACCTGACACCGTGGGTACGCGACGAGATTTTGGGTGTCATTTTGAATCAGCGGGCAAACAATCATTTGCCGACGCTCTTTACGTCCAACTACTCGCTGGAGGAGCTGGAGGAGCATTTGTCGATTTCTAATGGCAATCGAATCGAGCGGACAAAGGCAGCGCGGATCATGGAGCGTATCCGCCATTTCGTCGAGGTTATTGAGATCTTACGCAAGAATCAGCGTCTGGAGAGCTGA
- the nrdR gene encoding transcriptional regulator NrdR yields the protein MRCPFCEYNGTKVLDSRPFNHNKSIRRRRECEQCERRFTTFEMVEETPLLIVKKEGTREEFSREKVLRGLVRACEKRPVPLEVLENVVNDIERELRSCGQAEVPSNDVGEKVMERLYHVDEVAYVRFASVYRQFKDISVFMKELEELLAQARNSHTPFPKE from the coding sequence ATGCGTTGTCCATTTTGTGAGTACAACGGGACAAAAGTCCTAGATTCGCGTCCTTTTAATCATAATAAATCAATCCGTCGTCGTCGGGAATGTGAACAGTGCGAACGTCGGTTCACAACTTTTGAGATGGTGGAAGAAACCCCCTTGTTGATCGTCAAAAAAGAGGGTACTCGAGAGGAATTCAGTCGCGAGAAGGTGTTGCGTGGTTTGGTGCGCGCCTGTGAAAAGCGTCCGGTTCCACTAGAGGTGCTGGAAAACGTGGTCAATGACATTGAAAGGGAGCTGCGTAGCTGCGGTCAGGCGGAAGTCCCTAGCAATGATGTTGGGGAGAAGGTCATGGAGCGTTTGTACCATGTAGATGAGGTCGCTTATGTACGTTTTGCCTCTGTCTATCGCCAGTTCAAGGATATTAGTGTCTTCATGAAGGAATTGGAGGAGCTGTTGGCGCAAGCGAGGAACAGTCACACTCCTTTTCCCAAAGAGTAG
- a CDS encoding glyceraldehyde-3-phosphate dehydrogenase: protein MTIKIGINGFGRIGRMVFRRAIQDPNIEIVAINASYPAETLAHLLKYDTIHGRLQNKVEVQDNKILVDGKPTVVLSDRDPLKLPWGELGVEIVVEATGKFKDREGAGKHLQSGAKKVVITAPAKEEDATIVMGVNDTIYDHANHHIVSNASCTTNCLAPVAKVLNDAFGIDQGLMTTIHSITNDQVNIDNPHKDLRRARAAGESIIPTTTGAARAVGKVLPELNGKLNGFSLRVPTTNVSVVDLVINTKKSVTVEEVNRVLREASEGNMKGYLEFCDEPLVSSDFNGNESSSIVDGLSTMVMGTNQVKVLAWYDNEWGYSCRVVDLVRHVSEMHNQATTKEAAAAGVN, encoded by the coding sequence ATGACAATCAAAATTGGTATCAATGGTTTCGGCCGTATTGGGCGCATGGTATTCCGCCGCGCTATTCAGGACCCCAACATCGAAATCGTCGCGATCAACGCCAGCTATCCTGCGGAGACGCTCGCTCATTTGTTGAAATACGACACGATTCATGGACGCCTACAAAATAAAGTGGAAGTACAAGACAACAAGATCCTCGTAGATGGCAAGCCGACCGTCGTACTCTCTGACCGTGATCCACTCAAACTGCCTTGGGGCGAGCTGGGTGTGGAAATCGTCGTAGAAGCTACTGGCAAGTTCAAGGACCGTGAAGGCGCTGGCAAGCACCTGCAGAGCGGCGCGAAAAAAGTAGTCATTACAGCACCAGCAAAAGAAGAAGACGCAACGATCGTGATGGGTGTAAACGATACGATCTATGACCATGCGAACCATCATATCGTCTCTAACGCTTCTTGCACCACCAACTGTCTGGCTCCTGTAGCAAAAGTGCTGAATGACGCATTTGGTATCGACCAAGGCTTGATGACCACCATCCACTCGATCACCAACGACCAAGTGAACATCGACAACCCACATAAAGACCTGCGTCGTGCACGTGCTGCTGGTGAATCTATCATCCCGACTACAACAGGTGCTGCACGTGCGGTAGGAAAAGTGTTGCCAGAGCTGAACGGCAAGCTAAACGGTTTCTCCCTGCGCGTACCGACTACAAACGTTTCCGTCGTAGACTTGGTTATCAACACCAAGAAATCAGTTACAGTGGAAGAAGTCAATCGCGTCCTGCGTGAAGCAAGCGAAGGCAACATGAAAGGCTATCTGGAATTCTGCGATGAGCCACTCGTTTCCAGCGACTTCAATGGAAATGAAAGTTCTTCCATCGTTGACGGACTGTCCACCATGGTGATGGGTACGAACCAAGTGAAAGTACTCGCTTGGTACGACAATGAGTGGGGCTATTCCTGCCGCGTTGTAGACCTAGTGCGCCACGTTTCCGAAATGCACAACCAAGCGACTACAAAAGAGGCTGCTGCTGCTGGCGTCAACTAG
- the mutM gene encoding DNA-formamidopyrimidine glycosylase — MPELPEVETVVRTLGGLVVGKQIERVSVLLPRIIRTPDDAEEFKAHLAGQTIHAIKRRAKFIQFFLDQDVLISHLRMEGRYGLYQADEPVEKHTHVIFHFTDGTELRYRDVRQFGTMDVYPLGMETTTGPLSKLGVEPLDESFTADVLRRLLKDRPTKIKPLLLNQECIVGLGNIYVDESLFKARIHPERPAGKLTKKQVDLLHESIVATLSEAVDQGGSSIKSYVNGQGEMGMFQQSLMVYGRKDEPCVNCGTEIVRFVVGGRGTHICPVCQKK, encoded by the coding sequence ATGCCAGAGTTGCCAGAGGTAGAAACGGTAGTCCGGACGTTGGGTGGACTGGTTGTCGGCAAGCAGATCGAGCGGGTGAGCGTTCTCTTGCCGAGAATCATCCGTACACCTGATGACGCGGAGGAGTTCAAAGCTCATCTTGCGGGACAAACGATCCATGCGATCAAACGTCGGGCGAAATTCATTCAGTTTTTTCTAGATCAGGATGTACTCATTTCCCATTTGCGGATGGAAGGAAGGTATGGCCTGTATCAGGCAGATGAACCTGTGGAAAAACATACCCATGTCATCTTCCACTTTACCGATGGGACGGAGCTGCGCTATCGGGACGTTCGTCAGTTTGGAACGATGGACGTATACCCTCTGGGGATGGAAACGACGACAGGACCCCTTTCCAAGCTCGGTGTAGAGCCGTTGGATGAGAGCTTTACCGCGGATGTCCTGCGTCGACTGTTAAAGGACCGTCCAACAAAAATCAAGCCGCTGCTGCTGAACCAGGAATGTATTGTTGGACTGGGGAATATTTATGTGGACGAGTCACTCTTTAAAGCGAGAATTCATCCTGAGCGGCCAGCGGGCAAGCTGACCAAAAAACAGGTGGATCTCCTGCATGAGAGTATCGTTGCTACGCTGTCGGAAGCAGTGGACCAAGGCGGTAGCTCGATCAAGTCGTACGTCAACGGGCAGGGAGAGATGGGGATGTTCCAGCAATCCCTCATGGTGTATGGACGTAAGGATGAGCCTTGTGTCAACTGTGGGACGGAAATTGTCAGGTTTGTCGTGGGAGGCAGGGGCACCCATATTTGTCCCGTTTGTCAGAAAAAGTAA